The proteins below come from a single Gammaproteobacteria bacterium genomic window:
- the ppsA gene encoding phosphoenolpyruvate synthase, translated as MTAALPYTLDFSQINMNNVARVGGKNASLGQMFNELKPQGVGVLDGFATTADAYWLLLSERNLKNRLGEIFSSFDPEDLGELAVRGSQARAAVMETPLPEALCSAVIAAYEQLSQRLGREPELAVRSSATAEDLPEASFAGAAETFLNVRGREGLLHAVHSCFASLFTDRAISYRARMGYDQLKVALSVGVMPMVRSDKASSGVIFTLDTETGFRDAVVVTSSYGLGEFVVQGIVTPDEWMVFKPTLALGLRPIIGRRLGPKEMRLVYADSGRATRSEQVPVAERHHFSLSDDEVLTLARWACVIEEHYSALVNHPQPMDLEWAKDGLTGELFILQARPETVHSAKPRTAAAERYYLKGVPGVPLVTGQAVGEKVGVGRVRVVREISGLSSVQPGEVLVAENTDPDWEPVMRKVAAIVTDQGGRTAHAAIVSREFGLPCIVGTGNATRTLQDGADVTVCCAEGTEGRVYAGHVPFEIEHIDAVTVPKTRTAIMLTVGDPGQALALSAIPSAGVGLARTEFIITNHIGIHPMALARYPNLTDPQAVTEIGMRIGDEDPREFFIRRFSEGVGRIAAAFYPKPVIVRTSDFKTNEYAQLLGGREFEPDEENPMLGFRGASRYYDPRYSDGFALECAALLRVRCDMGLTNVKVMIPFCRTVQEAARVIEVMAANGLRQGEQGLEVYGMCELPANVMLADEFLRIFDGYSIGSNDLTQLVLGIDRDSGTIAHLFDERNDAVRKMIAMAIDTAKRAGKPIGICGQAPSDYPEFAAWLVEEGIDSISLNPDTAIKTALVIAAAESKMARA; from the coding sequence ATGACCGCTGCACTGCCTTACACGCTCGATTTTTCTCAGATCAATATGAACAATGTCGCGCGTGTTGGCGGCAAAAACGCATCGCTGGGGCAGATGTTCAACGAGCTCAAGCCGCAGGGTGTGGGTGTGCTGGATGGGTTTGCGACAACGGCCGATGCCTACTGGTTGTTGCTCTCAGAAAGAAATCTAAAAAACCGGCTGGGTGAGATTTTCTCCAGCTTTGACCCCGAAGATCTAGGCGAGCTGGCGGTGCGCGGTAGCCAGGCGCGTGCGGCGGTGATGGAGACGCCATTGCCCGAAGCGCTGTGCAGTGCGGTCATCGCGGCTTACGAGCAGCTTAGTCAGCGTCTGGGACGGGAGCCGGAACTGGCGGTGCGCTCATCGGCAACGGCAGAGGATTTGCCCGAGGCCTCGTTCGCAGGCGCGGCAGAAACCTTCCTTAATGTGCGCGGGCGCGAGGGATTGCTGCATGCGGTGCATTCATGCTTTGCATCGCTGTTCACGGATCGTGCCATAAGCTACCGCGCCCGGATGGGCTATGACCAACTCAAGGTGGCGCTCTCGGTCGGCGTGATGCCGATGGTGCGCTCCGATAAGGCAAGTTCCGGCGTGATTTTCACGCTCGATACCGAAACGGGGTTTCGTGATGCCGTGGTGGTGACGAGTTCCTATGGCCTGGGTGAGTTTGTAGTGCAGGGCATCGTCACGCCCGACGAATGGATGGTATTTAAACCCACGCTGGCGCTGGGACTGCGCCCCATTATCGGGCGGCGGCTGGGCCCAAAGGAAATGCGGCTGGTTTACGCCGATAGCGGCCGCGCCACTCGCAGTGAACAGGTGCCTGTTGCTGAGCGCCACCATTTCTCCCTGAGTGATGATGAAGTGCTTACGCTGGCACGCTGGGCCTGTGTGATCGAAGAGCACTATTCGGCCTTGGTCAATCATCCGCAGCCGATGGACCTCGAATGGGCCAAAGACGGCCTGACGGGCGAGTTGTTTATCCTGCAGGCGCGCCCGGAGACGGTCCATTCCGCGAAACCGCGCACCGCCGCCGCTGAGCGCTATTACTTGAAGGGCGTGCCTGGCGTGCCGCTGGTGACAGGCCAGGCCGTCGGTGAAAAGGTCGGCGTTGGCCGTGTGCGCGTGGTGAGGGAGATCTCTGGCCTTTCGAGCGTGCAGCCTGGTGAAGTGCTCGTCGCCGAAAACACTGATCCGGACTGGGAGCCGGTGATGCGCAAGGTGGCGGCCATCGTCACCGATCAGGGGGGGCGCACCGCCCATGCCGCCATCGTGTCGCGTGAATTTGGCCTGCCGTGCATCGTGGGCACCGGCAACGCGACCCGAACCCTGCAGGACGGTGCTGATGTGACCGTTTGCTGCGCCGAGGGGACGGAGGGGCGCGTCTACGCCGGGCACGTCCCGTTTGAGATAGAACACATCGACGCGGTAACCGTACCCAAGACACGCACCGCGATCATGCTCACTGTCGGCGATCCCGGCCAGGCGCTGGCACTGAGCGCCATTCCCAGCGCAGGCGTGGGGCTGGCGCGCACTGAATTCATCATCACGAATCACATTGGCATCCACCCAATGGCGTTGGCGCGCTATCCCAATCTCACCGATCCCCAAGCTGTCACGGAAATCGGCATGCGCATCGGAGATGAAGACCCGCGCGAATTTTTTATACGGCGTTTTAGTGAGGGCGTGGGGCGCATCGCCGCCGCTTTCTATCCCAAGCCAGTGATCGTCCGCACCAGCGATTTCAAAACCAACGAGTACGCGCAACTTTTGGGCGGGCGCGAGTTTGAGCCGGATGAGGAAAATCCGATGCTCGGCTTCCGCGGCGCATCGCGCTACTATGATCCGCGTTACTCAGACGGCTTTGCACTGGAATGTGCGGCGCTGCTGCGCGTGCGGTGTGACATGGGACTGACCAACGTCAAGGTGATGATCCCATTCTGCCGCACAGTTCAGGAAGCGGCGCGTGTGATTGAGGTCATGGCGGCCAACGGCCTGCGGCAAGGCGAGCAGGGCTTGGAAGTGTATGGTATGTGTGAACTGCCGGCGAATGTCATGTTGGCCGATGAATTTCTGCGCATCTTCGACGGCTATTCCATTGGCTCGAATGATTTGACTCAACTGGTGCTCGGAATTGACCGCGATTCGGGCACGATCGCGCATCTTTTCGATGAACGCAATGACGCGGTGCGCAAAATGATCGCCATGGCAATTGACACCGCCAAGCGTGCCGGTAAGCCAATTGGCATTTGCGGGCAGGCGCCATCCGATTATCCTGAGTTTGCCGCCTGGCTCGTCGAAGAGGGAATCGACTCGATTTCACTCAACCCAGATACGGCGATTAAAACCGCGCTGGTTATCGCCGCCGCCGAGTCAAAAATGGCGCGGGCGTAG
- a CDS encoding antibiotic biosynthesis monooxygenase, with amino-acid sequence MQYVLIIHEVENYQAWKQVFDQAAAMRKDAGEISYQLLRYDNDANNIVHFSQWSSLEGARRFFESPELVEIRKKAGVKAPDFIYLQALEHGVL; translated from the coding sequence GTGCAGTACGTCTTAATTATTCATGAGGTCGAAAATTATCAAGCCTGGAAACAGGTTTTCGATCAAGCCGCAGCAATGAGAAAAGATGCGGGAGAAATAAGCTATCAACTATTGAGGTACGATAATGACGCAAATAATATCGTCCACTTTTCACAATGGTCCTCGCTGGAAGGAGCCAGAAGATTTTTTGAATCGCCAGAGCTGGTGGAAATCAGGAAGAAGGCGGGCGTAAAAGCGCCAGACTTCATTTACTTGCAAGCGCTGGAGCATGGGGTGTTATAA
- the trmL gene encoding tRNA (uridine(34)/cytosine(34)/5-carboxymethylaminomethyluridine(34)-2'-O)-methyltransferase TrmL encodes MFHVVLYQPEIPPNTGNIIRLCANAGAALHLIHPLGFRLEDAKLRRAGLDYHEFARVVEHETFDAFLEAVQPARLLACSTRGKQCYADAVFQPGDALLFGPETRGLPGELLDTLPPEHLLRIPMRPGNRSLNLSNAVAVILYEAWRQQGFA; translated from the coding sequence ATGTTCCACGTCGTCCTCTACCAGCCTGAAATACCGCCCAACACCGGCAATATCATTCGTCTGTGCGCGAATGCCGGGGCGGCTTTGCATCTGATTCATCCGCTGGGTTTCCGTCTGGAAGACGCCAAGCTGCGGCGCGCGGGCCTTGATTACCATGAGTTCGCGCGCGTGGTGGAGCATGAAACTTTTGATGCTTTTCTGGAAGCAGTCCAGCCCGCGCGGCTGTTGGCATGTTCCACTCGGGGCAAACAATGCTATGCGGATGCTGTTTTCCAGCCCGGTGACGCCTTGCTGTTCGGCCCGGAAACGCGCGGTTTGCCCGGCGAGTTGCTTGATACGCTGCCGCCTGAACATCTATTACGCATTCCCATGCGGCCCGGCAACCGTAGCCTGAACTTGTCGAACGCGGTTGCAGTTATCCTTTATGAGGCATGGCGGCAGCAGGGATTCGCCTAA
- the ntrC gene encoding nitrogen regulation protein NR(I), which translates to MSEKEHVWVIDDDRAIRWVLERALRQADMDVASFDNAAAALNSLEDGAPDVIISDIRMPGMDGIKMLERIKTEHPDLPVIIMTAHSDLDSAVSAYQGGAFEYMPKPFDVDEAVDLVRRAVDQSRRNRSVQPAEKEMPTPEIIGEAPAMQEVFRAIGRLARSNITVLINGESGTGKELVALALHRHSPRASKPFIALNTAAIPRDLLESELFGHERGAFTGAQNMRRGRFEQADGGTLFLDEIGDMPAELQTRFLRVLADGEFYRVGGHTPVKVDVRIIAATHQDLERRVKEGLFREDLFHRLNVIRIHIPALRERRTDMPLLLRHFLNSAAKELNVEPKTLRPDAEAYLCRLDWPGNVRQLENTCRWLTVMASGREIHMEDLPPELKLDAIVPNINGGEWELALRAWADQRLASGEIGVLDHAMPVFERIMIETALKHTGGRRQDAARLLGWGRNTLTRKIKDLGMGEE; encoded by the coding sequence ATGAGTGAAAAGGAACATGTTTGGGTGATTGACGATGACCGGGCGATCCGCTGGGTGCTGGAACGGGCGCTCCGGCAGGCCGATATGGATGTCGCCAGTTTCGACAATGCGGCGGCGGCGCTGAACTCGTTGGAGGATGGCGCGCCGGATGTCATCATCAGCGATATCCGCATGCCCGGCATGGATGGGATCAAGATGCTCGAACGCATCAAGACCGAGCACCCGGACCTGCCGGTGATCATCATGACTGCCCATTCCGATCTGGACAGTGCAGTGTCCGCCTATCAAGGCGGCGCATTTGAATACATGCCCAAGCCCTTCGATGTCGATGAGGCGGTAGACCTGGTGCGTCGCGCCGTCGACCAGAGCCGCCGTAACCGCAGCGTGCAACCCGCCGAAAAAGAGATGCCTACGCCCGAGATCATCGGCGAAGCGCCAGCCATGCAGGAGGTGTTCCGTGCCATCGGCAGGCTTGCCAGGTCGAATATCACGGTATTGATCAATGGCGAGTCCGGCACCGGCAAGGAGCTGGTGGCTCTCGCCTTGCACCGCCATAGTCCGCGAGCCAGTAAACCATTTATTGCGCTTAACACTGCGGCGATACCGCGTGACCTGCTGGAGTCCGAGTTGTTCGGCCATGAGCGTGGCGCGTTTACTGGTGCGCAAAATATGCGTCGCGGCCGTTTCGAGCAGGCAGATGGCGGCACACTGTTCCTGGACGAGATCGGCGACATGCCGGCGGAATTACAAACCCGCTTCCTGAGGGTGTTGGCGGATGGCGAGTTTTATCGGGTGGGTGGGCATACCCCCGTCAAAGTGGATGTGCGTATCATCGCCGCCACCCACCAGGATCTTGAACGGCGCGTCAAGGAGGGGCTGTTCCGCGAGGATCTGTTTCACCGCCTGAACGTGATCCGCATCCATATTCCGGCGTTGCGTGAACGGCGCACGGACATGCCGCTGCTGCTGCGCCATTTTCTCAACAGCGCCGCGAAGGAGCTCAATGTCGAGCCCAAAACCCTGCGTCCCGACGCCGAGGCCTACCTGTGCCGGCTCGACTGGCCGGGCAATGTCCGCCAGCTTGAAAACACCTGCCGCTGGCTGACCGTGATGGCTTCGGGCCGCGAAATCCACATGGAAGATCTGCCCCCCGAGCTGAAGCTCGATGCCATCGTTCCGAATATCAATGGTGGTGAATGGGAGCTTGCGCTCAGGGCGTGGGCTGACCAGCGTCTGGCGAGTGGTGAAATAGGCGTGCTCGATCATGCCATGCCTGTTTTTGAACGCATCATGATTGAAACCGCCCTCAAACACACCGGTGGCCGCCGCCAGGATGCCGCCCGCTTGCTAGGCTGGGGCCGCAATACCCTGACACGTAAAATCAAAGACCTGGGGATGGGGGAGGAGTAG
- the glnL gene encoding nitrogen regulation protein NR(II) yields the protein MTQDAISRRIIDALNTAVLMFDDALRLIYINPAGEMLFAVSARRVRAIPVQELLPGAELVIDAMRKALESGYPFTERELLLTLPVDRKITVDLTVTPLGEVQGKELLVEMVQVDHHMRITREENLLAQHQAARAVVRGLAHEIKNPLGGLRGAAQLLERELSDESLKEYTGIIIGEADRLQNLLNRMLGPNTVPHKRSINIHQVLERVRGVVLAEVPVGVEIIRDYDPSIPDFNADPDQLIQALLNIVRNAVQAIDGSGEITLRTRVQRQFTIGQHRYKLAARVDVIDNGPGIPADMFESIFYPMVTTRPEGTGLGLSIAQSLVQQHDGLIECTSRPGRTVFTVLLPLEKAHE from the coding sequence ATGACACAGGATGCAATAAGTCGGCGCATCATTGATGCCCTCAATACCGCCGTGTTGATGTTCGATGATGCGCTACGCCTCATTTACATTAATCCCGCAGGTGAGATGCTGTTTGCTGTGAGCGCAAGGCGGGTACGCGCCATTCCAGTGCAAGAGCTGCTGCCGGGTGCCGAGCTTGTCATTGATGCCATGCGCAAGGCACTGGAGAGCGGGTATCCCTTTACTGAGCGCGAATTGCTGTTGACGCTGCCGGTGGATCGTAAGATCACGGTGGATTTAACGGTTACCCCATTGGGCGAAGTGCAAGGCAAGGAACTGCTGGTGGAGATGGTGCAGGTCGATCATCATATGCGCATTACCCGTGAGGAAAACCTGCTGGCGCAGCATCAGGCGGCGCGCGCTGTGGTGCGTGGCTTGGCGCATGAGATCAAAAATCCCTTGGGCGGGTTGCGCGGCGCCGCGCAGTTGCTGGAGCGTGAATTGAGCGATGAATCGCTCAAGGAATACACCGGCATCATCATCGGTGAGGCTGACAGGCTGCAAAATCTGCTGAATCGTATGCTGGGGCCTAATACCGTGCCGCACAAGCGCTCTATCAATATCCATCAGGTGCTGGAGCGCGTGCGTGGCGTGGTGCTGGCCGAGGTGCCGGTAGGGGTCGAGATCATCCGCGACTATGACCCCAGCATCCCTGACTTCAATGCCGATCCGGATCAACTTATCCAGGCGCTGCTCAACATTGTGCGTAATGCCGTGCAGGCCATCGATGGATCGGGCGAGATCACCTTGCGTACCCGGGTTCAGCGGCAGTTCACCATAGGCCAGCACCGCTACAAGCTGGCAGCAAGGGTTGATGTTATTGACAATGGACCAGGGATCCCCGCCGACATGTTTGAAAGTATCTTTTACCCGATGGTTACCACCCGTCCAGAAGGCACGGGGCTGGGGTTGTCCATTGCCCAGTCGCTGGTGCAGCAGCACGACGGCCTGATCGAATGCACGAGCCGTCCGGGACGGACGGTGTTTACAGTATTGCTCCCACTGGAGAAGGCACATGAGTGA
- a CDS encoding VOC family protein — protein MTKFQGILHITWIVSNLERARRFYEGVLGLRPDESRPDLGFPGAWYVLESGQQIHIMELPNPDPANGRPVHGGRDRHVALAVDDVEVMALVLDGAGVPFTRSRSGRPALFVRDPDGNTFELVEVVNSISH, from the coding sequence GTGACGAAATTTCAGGGTATTTTGCACATCACTTGGATAGTCTCTAACCTTGAACGTGCGCGGCGGTTTTATGAAGGTGTGCTGGGGTTGAGACCAGATGAATCCCGCCCTGATCTGGGTTTCCCTGGCGCGTGGTATGTGCTGGAATCAGGCCAGCAGATCCATATTATGGAGCTGCCTAATCCTGATCCCGCGAACGGCCGGCCTGTGCATGGCGGGCGGGATCGTCACGTGGCGCTGGCGGTGGATGATGTCGAGGTAATGGCGTTGGTGCTGGATGGAGCGGGTGTTCCGTTTACCCGCTCCCGATCAGGGCGTCCCGCACTGTTTGTGCGGGATCCCGACGGGAACACGTTCGAGCTGGTAGAGGTAGTTAACTCCATTTCGCACTGA